From a region of the Pseudoxanthomonas sp. X-1 genome:
- the msrA gene encoding peptide-methionine (S)-S-oxide reductase MsrA has product MLESLTSRLGIGAFKQRLPRAEEALPGRQTPLPLRNVHFVNGQPLKGEFPGMETIGFGMGCFWGAERKFWQLPGVVTTAVGYQGGFTPNPTYEESCTGMTGHAEVVRVVFDPAKVSLDEVLRTFWENHDPTQGMRQGNDRGTEYRSAIYCETQAQYDAALASRDAYQQRLGEAGYGQITTEIVYPAPPFYYAEDYHQQYLAKNPAGYCGLGGTGVSCPIGLEA; this is encoded by the coding sequence ATGCTCGAGTCCCTCACCAGCCGTCTCGGCATCGGTGCGTTCAAGCAGCGCCTGCCGCGCGCGGAAGAAGCGCTGCCCGGCCGTCAGACGCCGCTGCCGCTGCGCAACGTGCATTTCGTCAACGGCCAGCCGCTCAAGGGCGAGTTCCCGGGCATGGAGACCATCGGCTTCGGCATGGGCTGCTTCTGGGGCGCCGAACGCAAGTTCTGGCAGCTGCCGGGCGTGGTCACCACCGCGGTGGGCTACCAGGGCGGTTTCACGCCGAACCCGACCTACGAGGAAAGCTGCACCGGCATGACCGGCCACGCCGAGGTGGTGCGGGTGGTGTTCGACCCGGCCAAGGTGTCGCTGGACGAGGTGCTGCGCACCTTCTGGGAAAACCACGATCCCACCCAGGGCATGCGCCAGGGCAATGACCGCGGCACCGAATACCGCTCGGCGATCTACTGCGAGACCCAGGCCCAGTACGACGCCGCGCTGGCCAGCCGCGACGCCTACCAGCAGCGCCTGGGCGAGGCCGGCTACGGCCAGATCACCACCGAGATCGTCTACCCGGCGCCGCCGTTCTACTACGCCGAGGACTACCACCAGCAGTACCTGGCCAAGAACCCGGCCGGCTATTGCGGACTGGGAGGCACCGGCGTGAGCTGCCCGATCGGCCTGGAGGCCTGA
- a CDS encoding DUF2007 domain-containing protein has product MQVAYRANNLFDAHLARHALEDAGIPAFVFGESLLGAGGELPLFGVLRVCVPDVALPQARDALAAAGLLDPPVDPIFGEFADPGLSPA; this is encoded by the coding sequence ATGCAAGTGGCCTATCGCGCCAACAACCTGTTCGATGCCCACCTGGCGCGGCATGCGCTGGAAGACGCGGGCATCCCGGCCTTCGTCTTCGGCGAATCGCTGCTGGGCGCCGGCGGCGAACTGCCGCTGTTCGGCGTGCTGCGCGTCTGCGTGCCGGACGTGGCCCTGCCGCAGGCGCGCGATGCGCTGGCGGCGGCGGGCTTGCTCGATCCCCCGGTCGACCCCATCTTTGGGGAGTTCGCCGATCCGGGCCTGTCGCCGGCTTAG
- a CDS encoding glutamine--tRNA ligase/YqeY domain fusion protein — protein MSDTPAASADSAPETRAPDAQAPAEKRDFIRQIVREDLAQGRHQGVRTRFPPEPNGYLHIGHAKAICLDFGVAAEFGGVCNLRLDDTNPAKEDPEFVAAIQDDVRWLGFDWANLRHASDYFDVLYLAAEKLVQQGDAFVCDLSAEQVREYRGTLTEPGRNSPWRERSVEENLDLLRRMRAGEFPDGARTLRAKIDMASGNINLRDPALYRIKHVEHQNTGNAWPIYPMYDFAHSLSDAVEGITHSLCTLEFEDHRPLYDWCVEKVDLIGHPELLQPLLDKGFPKEADKPRQIEFSRLNINYTVMSKRKLTTLVTEGLVEGWDDPRMYTLQGLRRRGYTPASLRLLVDRVGISKQNSVIDFSVLEGCLRDDLDASAPRRMAVIDPLRLVLTNLPEDHAESLTFANHPKDEAAGTRLVPFSRELWIEREDFAEVPPKGWKRLVPGGEVRLRGAGIIKCEEVIKDGEGRIVALHGTLDPESRPGMEGANRKIKGTIHWVDARAGVAAEIRLFDRLFSVAKPDDESEGKTYRDYLNPESKRVVAGFVEPAAAQAAPEQSFQFERTGYFVADRRDHTPDKPVFNRSVTLRDTWAAQA, from the coding sequence ATGTCCGATACGCCTGCCGCTTCCGCCGATTCCGCGCCCGAAACCCGCGCCCCCGACGCCCAGGCGCCGGCGGAGAAACGCGATTTCATCCGCCAGATCGTGCGCGAGGACCTGGCCCAGGGCCGCCACCAGGGCGTGCGCACGCGCTTCCCGCCCGAACCCAACGGCTATCTGCATATCGGCCACGCCAAGGCCATCTGCCTGGATTTCGGCGTGGCGGCCGAGTTCGGCGGGGTCTGCAACCTGCGCCTGGACGACACCAATCCGGCCAAGGAAGACCCCGAGTTCGTCGCCGCCATCCAGGACGATGTGCGCTGGCTGGGCTTCGACTGGGCCAACCTGCGCCATGCCTCGGACTACTTCGACGTGCTCTACCTGGCCGCCGAGAAGCTGGTCCAGCAGGGCGACGCGTTCGTCTGCGACCTCAGCGCCGAGCAGGTGCGCGAGTACCGCGGCACCCTGACCGAGCCGGGCCGCAACTCGCCCTGGCGCGAGCGCAGCGTGGAGGAGAACCTGGACCTGCTGCGCCGCATGCGCGCCGGCGAGTTCCCCGATGGCGCGCGCACGCTGCGCGCCAAGATCGACATGGCCAGCGGCAACATCAACCTGCGCGACCCGGCGCTGTACCGGATCAAGCACGTCGAGCACCAGAACACCGGCAACGCCTGGCCGATCTACCCCATGTACGACTTCGCCCACTCGCTCAGCGATGCGGTGGAAGGCATCACCCATTCGCTGTGCACGCTGGAGTTCGAGGACCACCGCCCGCTGTACGACTGGTGCGTGGAGAAGGTCGACCTGATCGGCCACCCCGAGCTGCTGCAGCCGCTGCTGGACAAGGGCTTTCCCAAGGAAGCCGACAAGCCGCGCCAGATCGAGTTCTCGCGCCTGAACATCAACTACACGGTGATGAGCAAGCGCAAGCTGACCACGCTGGTCACCGAGGGCCTGGTCGAGGGCTGGGACGATCCACGCATGTACACCCTGCAGGGCCTGCGCCGCCGCGGCTACACCCCGGCGAGCCTGCGCCTGCTGGTCGATCGGGTCGGCATCTCCAAGCAGAACTCGGTGATCGATTTCTCGGTGCTGGAGGGCTGCCTGCGCGACGACCTGGACGCCAGCGCGCCGCGGCGCATGGCGGTGATCGACCCGCTCAGGCTGGTGCTGACCAACCTGCCCGAGGACCACGCCGAGTCGCTGACCTTCGCCAACCACCCCAAGGACGAGGCGGCCGGCACGCGCCTGGTGCCGTTCTCGCGCGAGCTGTGGATCGAGCGCGAGGATTTCGCCGAGGTGCCGCCCAAGGGCTGGAAGCGCCTGGTGCCCGGCGGCGAAGTGCGCCTGCGCGGCGCCGGCATCATCAAGTGCGAGGAGGTCATCAAGGACGGCGAGGGCCGTATCGTCGCGCTGCACGGCACGCTCGATCCCGAGTCGCGTCCGGGCATGGAGGGCGCCAACCGCAAGATCAAGGGCACGATCCACTGGGTCGACGCCAGGGCGGGCGTGGCGGCGGAGATCCGGCTGTTCGATCGCCTGTTCTCGGTGGCCAAGCCGGACGATGAGAGCGAAGGCAAGACCTACCGCGACTACCTCAACCCCGAGTCCAAGCGCGTGGTCGCCGGCTTCGTCGAGCCGGCCGCGGCCCAGGCCGCGCCGGAGCAGTCGTTCCAGTTCGAGCGCACCGGCTACTTCGTCGCCGACCGCCGCGACCACACCCCGGACAAGCCGGTGTTCAACCGCAGCGTGACGCTGCGCGACACCTGGGCGGCGCAGGCCTGA
- a CDS encoding nucleoside deaminase yields the protein MLYAQVHLTLPAWVHDAVDLGRAYAGDADKVALAITLSRLNVEHASGGPFGAVVFDGDRIVAAGVNRVVPHNTSLAHAENMAYMLAQQRTQSFRLNAVLSGPVTLATSAQPCCQCFGATVWAGIDRLLIGARAEDVESLTDFDEGPLPADWVGELGKRGIEVVRDLHRDDARAVLAHYGQHGPQY from the coding sequence ATGCTTTACGCCCAGGTCCATCTCACCCTGCCCGCCTGGGTCCACGACGCCGTGGACCTGGGTCGCGCCTACGCCGGCGATGCCGACAAGGTGGCGCTGGCCATCACCCTGTCGCGGCTGAACGTCGAGCACGCCAGCGGCGGGCCGTTCGGCGCGGTGGTGTTCGACGGCGACCGCATCGTCGCGGCCGGCGTCAACCGCGTGGTGCCGCACAACACCTCGCTGGCCCATGCCGAGAACATGGCCTACATGCTGGCCCAGCAGCGCACGCAGAGCTTCCGCCTCAATGCGGTCCTGTCCGGCCCGGTCACGCTGGCCACCTCGGCCCAGCCCTGCTGCCAGTGCTTCGGCGCCACGGTGTGGGCCGGCATCGACCGGCTGCTGATCGGCGCGCGCGCCGAGGACGTCGAATCGCTGACCGACTTCGACGAAGGCCCGCTGCCGGCCGACTGGGTCGGCGAGCTGGGCAAGCGCGGCATCGAGGTCGTGCGCGACCTGCACCGCGACGACGCCCGCGCGGTGCTGGCCCACTACGGCCAGCACGGCCCGCAGTACTGA
- a CDS encoding GNAT family N-acetyltransferase has translation MTIRPLTVADASALKACRVAGLQETPEAFLSTAAEIQATPLAQFESELADADIRYAGAFDGERLVGFMRTVRFSRRARRHVAEVRSVVVRASHRRQGIAGRLLSHLIAQARDSGIEALLLTVVADNLPARRLYEQAGFAVYGIEPCAVRRDGVDEDQLLMRLALQAPGP, from the coding sequence GTGACGATCCGCCCCCTGACCGTGGCCGACGCGTCCGCGCTGAAAGCGTGCCGCGTGGCCGGGCTGCAGGAAACACCCGAGGCCTTCCTGTCCACGGCGGCCGAGATCCAGGCCACGCCGCTGGCGCAGTTCGAATCCGAACTGGCCGACGCGGATATCCGCTATGCCGGCGCCTTCGACGGCGAGCGGCTGGTGGGCTTCATGCGCACGGTGCGTTTCTCGCGGCGGGCGCGGCGCCACGTCGCCGAGGTCCGCAGCGTGGTGGTGCGCGCGTCGCATCGCCGCCAGGGCATCGCCGGCCGCCTGCTCTCGCACCTGATCGCACAGGCGCGCGACAGCGGCATCGAGGCGCTGCTGCTGACCGTGGTCGCCGACAACCTGCCGGCCCGCCGCCTGTACGAGCAGGCCGGCTTCGCTGTCTACGGGATCGAACCGTGCGCCGTGCGCCGGGACGGTGTGGATGAGGACCAGCTGCTGATGCGGCTGGCGCTGCAGGCGCCGGGCCCATGA
- the rlmM gene encoding 23S rRNA (cytidine(2498)-2'-O)-methyltransferase RlmM, with translation MKAIGLLCYCRQGFEPELAAELTQRAAEAGLAGYARTQRNEGYAVFACEDAGLGQALPWRTLVFARQKLALIAELRGLDPADRITPMLAALDGLPRLGDVWVEHPDSDTAKPLAGLARSFGNALRPALRKAGLLSPREDPRLPRLHVLFVAGDHALLGLAQPGDAAPWPLGIPRLRLLPEAPSRSALKLEEAFLALLDADERAALLRAGMRAADLGAAPGGWTWVLTRQQLQVTSIDNGPLRQHVLETGLVTHLRADGFHWKPAQPLDWMVCDMVEQPRRVAERMATWLREGWCRHSVFNLKLPMKKRWDETVLCLEILRTQSGGLRTLRAKQLYHDREEITVFASKGEK, from the coding sequence ATGAAGGCCATCGGCCTGCTGTGCTATTGCCGCCAGGGCTTCGAGCCGGAGCTGGCGGCCGAGCTGACCCAGCGTGCGGCCGAGGCCGGGCTGGCCGGCTATGCCCGTACCCAGCGCAACGAGGGCTATGCGGTCTTCGCCTGCGAGGACGCGGGGCTGGGCCAGGCCCTGCCCTGGCGCACGCTGGTGTTCGCACGCCAGAAGCTGGCGCTGATCGCCGAACTGCGCGGGCTGGACCCGGCCGACCGCATCACGCCGATGCTGGCCGCGCTGGACGGCCTGCCGCGGCTCGGCGATGTGTGGGTCGAGCACCCGGATTCGGACACGGCCAAGCCGCTGGCCGGGCTGGCGCGCAGCTTCGGCAATGCGCTGCGTCCGGCGCTGCGCAAGGCCGGCCTGCTCAGCCCCAGGGAAGACCCGCGGCTGCCGCGCCTGCACGTGCTGTTCGTCGCCGGCGACCACGCGCTGCTGGGCCTGGCCCAGCCCGGCGACGCCGCGCCCTGGCCGCTGGGCATCCCGCGCCTGCGACTGCTGCCCGAGGCGCCGTCGCGCTCGGCGCTGAAGCTGGAGGAAGCCTTCCTGGCCCTGCTCGATGCCGACGAGCGCGCGGCGCTGCTGCGCGCCGGCATGCGCGCGGCCGACCTGGGCGCCGCCCCGGGCGGCTGGACCTGGGTGCTGACCCGCCAGCAGCTGCAGGTCACCAGCATCGACAACGGCCCGCTGCGCCAGCACGTGCTCGAGACCGGCCTGGTCACCCACCTGCGCGCCGACGGCTTCCACTGGAAGCCCGCCCAGCCGCTGGACTGGATGGTCTGCGACATGGTCGAGCAGCCGCGCCGCGTGGCCGAGCGCATGGCCACCTGGCTGCGCGAGGGCTGGTGCCGGCACAGCGTGTTCAACCTCAAGCTGCCGATGAAGAAGCGCTGGGACGAGACGGTGCTGTGCCTGGAGATCCTGCGCACGCAGTCCGGCGGCCTGCGCACCCTGCGCGCCAAGCAGCTGTATCACGACCGTGAGGAGATCACGGTGTTCGCCTCCAAGGGCGAGAAGTGA
- a CDS encoding UbiH/UbiF family hydroxylase, which translates to MSRRARSDVIVVGGGVVGAACALGLARRGLDVVLVEGQAPTPWSAQTPDLRVYAFAPDNAALLQRLGVWDAVRGARAQPYRRMRVWDAAGGGELVFDADRLGRRELGWLIEHGLLADRLWAALPAAGVQLRCPARVEAMEQDATGVRLTLDDGARLEARLAIAADGAASTLRQLAGLGTQGHDYGQQGVVGYIRSERPHEDTAWQRFLPTGPLAVLPCTQGRSSIVWTLPQAEAARVLALEEAAFSRELTLAFGGRLGELVVDSPRAAFPLRLQLAREYVEGRVLLLGDAAHAVHPLAGQGVNLGLRDVAGLLDSVAQAQARQAPWDGAHRLQRWARTRLSENTVAAYTFDGINRLFSTDELHTTLARGPLLGLTGRLPPLTDLLWRRAAGL; encoded by the coding sequence ATGAGCCGGCGCGCGCGCAGCGATGTGATCGTGGTCGGCGGCGGCGTGGTCGGCGCCGCCTGCGCGCTGGGTCTGGCCCGGCGCGGGCTGGACGTGGTGCTGGTCGAGGGCCAGGCGCCGACGCCGTGGTCGGCGCAAACGCCGGACCTGCGCGTCTACGCCTTCGCCCCGGACAATGCCGCGCTGTTGCAGCGCCTGGGCGTGTGGGACGCGGTGCGTGGGGCGCGTGCCCAGCCGTACCGCCGCATGCGCGTGTGGGACGCGGCCGGCGGCGGCGAGCTGGTGTTCGACGCCGATCGCCTGGGCCGGCGCGAACTGGGCTGGCTGATCGAACACGGCCTGCTGGCCGATCGCCTGTGGGCCGCGCTGCCGGCGGCCGGCGTGCAGCTGCGCTGCCCGGCGCGGGTGGAGGCGATGGAACAGGACGCGACCGGCGTGCGCCTGACGCTGGACGACGGTGCGCGGCTGGAGGCCCGGCTGGCGATCGCCGCCGACGGCGCGGCCTCCACGCTGCGCCAGCTGGCCGGGCTGGGCACGCAGGGGCACGACTATGGCCAGCAGGGCGTGGTCGGCTACATCCGCTCCGAACGCCCGCACGAGGACACCGCCTGGCAGCGCTTCCTGCCGACCGGTCCGCTGGCCGTGCTGCCCTGCACCCAGGGACGCAGTTCGATCGTGTGGACATTGCCGCAGGCCGAGGCCGCGCGCGTGCTGGCGCTGGAGGAGGCCGCGTTCTCGCGCGAGCTGACCCTGGCCTTCGGCGGGCGCCTGGGCGAGCTGGTCGTCGACTCGCCGCGCGCGGCGTTCCCGCTGCGCCTGCAGCTGGCGCGCGAGTATGTCGAGGGCCGCGTGCTGCTGCTCGGCGACGCCGCGCACGCGGTGCATCCGCTGGCCGGGCAGGGCGTCAACCTGGGCCTGCGCGACGTGGCGGGGCTGCTGGACAGCGTGGCCCAGGCGCAGGCGCGCCAGGCGCCGTGGGACGGCGCGCACCGGCTGCAGCGCTGGGCGCGCACGCGCCTGAGCGAGAACACCGTGGCCGCCTACACCTTCGACGGCATCAACCGTCTGTTCTCCACCGACGAGCTGCACACCACCCTGGCGCGCGGCCCGCTGCTCGGCCTGACCGGCAGGCTGCCGCCGCTGACCGATCTGCTGTGGCGTCGCGCCGCGGGGCTCTAA
- the ubiH gene encoding 2-octaprenyl-6-methoxyphenyl hydroxylase, producing MSARHDVVIVGGGLVGASLAIALDRLGRDVALIEATPAGQMPAVFDERNLSFAAATVNALTALGVMARLHAPTGAIRRIHVSRRGDFGRVLLEAADYGREAFGQVVVARDFGQALEEALGACTHVTRYRPARFVALAGMADGVRRLRIATDAGEQALETPLLVGADGSASSVREALGIEAQRHDYCQRLFVARVRTSRAPDGSAWERLTDDGPTALLPRGDRHYGLIHAVREDDADAVAALDEAAWLARVQAVFGWRAGRFVASGPRSDYRIVRVLAQRTVAPRAVLLGNAAQTIHPLGAQGFNLGLRDALTLAELIAAGDDPGEEALLAGHAARRGPDRERTLRFSDGLARLTSNAAPLLRPLRSAGLLAIDRLPGVQSMLVGGAMGFAGDVPALCREASA from the coding sequence ATGAGTGCACGACATGATGTGGTGATCGTCGGCGGCGGCCTGGTCGGGGCCAGCCTGGCGATCGCGCTGGACCGGCTGGGGCGCGATGTCGCCCTGATCGAGGCGACCCCGGCGGGGCAGATGCCGGCGGTGTTCGACGAGCGCAATCTCAGCTTCGCCGCCGCCACGGTCAATGCGTTGACCGCGCTGGGCGTGATGGCGCGGCTGCACGCGCCCACCGGCGCGATCCGCCGCATCCATGTCAGCCGCCGCGGCGATTTCGGCCGGGTGCTGCTGGAGGCGGCCGACTACGGCCGCGAGGCCTTCGGCCAGGTGGTGGTGGCGCGCGATTTCGGCCAGGCCCTGGAAGAGGCCCTGGGTGCGTGCACGCACGTGACCCGCTACCGGCCGGCGCGCTTCGTGGCGCTGGCGGGCATGGCCGACGGCGTGCGCCGGCTGCGCATCGCCACCGACGCGGGCGAACAGGCGCTGGAAACCCCGCTGCTGGTCGGCGCCGACGGCAGCGCCAGCAGCGTGCGCGAGGCACTGGGCATCGAGGCGCAGCGGCACGATTACTGCCAGCGCCTGTTCGTGGCGCGCGTGCGCACCAGCCGCGCGCCGGACGGCAGCGCCTGGGAGCGGCTGACCGACGACGGCCCGACCGCGCTGCTGCCGCGCGGCGATCGCCATTACGGGCTGATCCATGCCGTGCGCGAGGACGACGCCGATGCGGTGGCCGCGCTGGACGAGGCGGCGTGGCTGGCGCGGGTGCAGGCGGTGTTCGGCTGGCGCGCCGGGCGTTTCGTCGCCAGCGGGCCGCGCAGCGATTACCGGATCGTGCGCGTGCTGGCGCAGCGCACGGTCGCGCCGCGCGCGGTGCTGCTGGGCAATGCCGCCCAGACCATCCATCCGCTGGGCGCGCAGGGCTTCAACCTGGGCCTGCGCGATGCGTTGACCCTGGCCGAACTGATCGCCGCAGGCGACGACCCGGGCGAGGAGGCGCTGCTGGCCGGCCATGCAGCGCGGCGTGGCCCGGATCGCGAGCGCACGCTGCGCTTCTCCGATGGCCTGGCGCGGCTGACCAGCAACGCGGCGCCGCTGCTGCGGCCGCTGCGCAGCGCCGGATTGCTGGCCATCGATCGGCTGCCGGGCGTGCAGTCGATGCTGGTCGGCGGCGCGATGGGCTTCGCCGGCGACGTGCCGGCGCTGTGCCGGGAGGCGAGCGCATGA
- a CDS encoding cob(I)yrinic acid a,c-diamide adenosyltransferase: MGHRLSRIYTRTGDDGTTGLGDGSRTGKDSARVTAYGTVDEANSAIGVVLAAPGVAPDIQALLTTVQHQLFDLGGELCIPGHAAIAAADVDALERQLDRYNEALPPLKDFILPAGGEAAARCHLARTIVRRAERETVALSRLEPVRPEAIGYLNRLSDLLFVLARVLARADGAGEVLWDHRRRLPAP; encoded by the coding sequence ATGGGACACCGCCTGTCGCGCATCTATACGCGCACCGGGGACGACGGCACCACCGGCCTGGGCGACGGCAGCCGCACCGGCAAGGATTCGGCCCGGGTCACTGCCTACGGCACCGTGGACGAGGCCAATTCGGCCATCGGCGTGGTGCTGGCGGCCCCCGGCGTGGCGCCCGACATCCAGGCGCTGCTGACCACGGTCCAGCATCAGCTGTTCGACCTGGGCGGCGAGCTGTGCATCCCCGGCCATGCCGCCATCGCCGCGGCCGACGTGGACGCGCTGGAGCGGCAGCTGGACCGCTACAACGAGGCGCTGCCGCCGCTGAAGGACTTCATCCTGCCGGCGGGCGGCGAGGCGGCCGCGCGCTGCCACCTGGCCCGCACCATCGTGCGCCGGGCCGAGCGCGAGACCGTGGCGCTGTCGCGCCTGGAGCCGGTGCGGCCCGAGGCGATCGGCTACCTCAACCGGCTCTCGGACCTGTTGTTCGTGCTGGCCCGCGTGCTGGCGCGGGCCGACGGTGCCGGCGAGGTGCTGTGGGACCACCGGCGCCGGCTGCCGGCGCCGTGA
- a CDS encoding histone deacetylase family protein — MIILTHPACLGHDTGPEHPERQARLEAVLAALRRDHGDLDWREAPAAKLGDLRRVHTPEHIHAVMEHDFSGHVMLDPDTVVGPGSRAAALRAAGAVIAAVDAVMDGRDPVAFCPVRPPGHHATASAAMGFCLLNNIAIGAAHACEHHRLERVAVVDFDVHHGNGTQAIFQDDPRVAYFSSHESGLFPYSGAPSERGVGNVLNALLPPGSGSFAFRNLWEDRMLPAIEAFRPQLLMISAGFDAHMRDPLADLMLDTEDFDWITGRLRRIADTHASGRIVSALEGGYDLEALAECASAHVAALR; from the coding sequence GTGATCATCCTCACCCACCCGGCCTGCCTGGGCCACGACACCGGCCCGGAGCATCCCGAGCGCCAGGCGCGGCTGGAGGCGGTGCTTGCGGCGCTGCGCCGCGATCACGGCGACCTGGACTGGCGCGAGGCGCCCGCGGCCAAGCTCGGCGACCTGCGCCGGGTGCACACCCCCGAGCACATCCATGCGGTGATGGAACACGACTTCAGCGGGCATGTGATGCTCGACCCGGATACGGTGGTCGGCCCCGGCTCGCGCGCCGCGGCGCTGCGCGCGGCCGGGGCGGTGATCGCCGCGGTCGATGCGGTGATGGACGGCCGCGACCCGGTCGCCTTCTGCCCCGTGCGCCCGCCCGGGCACCACGCCACGGCCAGCGCGGCGATGGGGTTCTGCCTGCTCAACAACATCGCCATCGGCGCGGCCCATGCCTGCGAGCACCACCGGCTGGAGCGGGTGGCGGTGGTGGATTTCGACGTGCATCACGGCAACGGCACCCAGGCCATCTTCCAGGACGACCCGCGCGTGGCCTACTTCAGCAGCCATGAGTCGGGCCTGTTCCCCTACAGCGGGGCGCCATCCGAGCGCGGCGTCGGCAACGTGCTCAACGCCCTGCTGCCGCCGGGCAGCGGCAGCTTCGCCTTCCGCAACCTGTGGGAGGACCGGATGCTGCCGGCGATCGAGGCCTTCCGCCCGCAGCTGCTGATGATCTCGGCCGGCTTCGACGCGCACATGCGCGACCCGCTGGCCGACCTGATGCTGGACACCGAGGATTTCGACTGGATTACCGGGCGCCTGCGCCGGATCGCGGACACCCACGCGTCGGGCCGGATCGTCTCGGCGCTGGAGGGCGGCTACGACCTGGAGGCGCTGGCCGAGTGCGCCAGCGCGCACGTGGCGGCGCTGCGCTGA